In Aethina tumida isolate Nest 87 chromosome 2, icAetTumi1.1, whole genome shotgun sequence, the DNA window GTTCTTGTTtgcttttgatgttttaaaagttaaacgttaaaaattagtttttccgttacttaatattaattctttaatacatttatttaaatcgcaatatgttttaataaaaaatatgtatataaatatgacCTATTAATTATAGGACACcctgaatattattttgatcatCCATAAGAATAAGTAGTAGCTCCCAAAGTCAAATCATCattctataatataaacaGAATTAATTACAATCCTTGTACATAGGTAAAAGTTGGTGGCAAGGGAGTGAAGGACGTGTACAAGGAAATAAAGTCAAGACTGAAAGAAAACCAACCCCAGCAGCCTAAATCGGCGCCCAATTCACCAACGGGGAAACGTCGAACCATCGCCGGCTTTACCGTCCCCGCGGCCACTTACCGAAAGGATCCTTCTTTCAAAACGGCCGGCATCGAACGGTACACCTGATGAAAGTATTAACGCATAAACAGGATATTAATAGACATTTTTTAGACCGTACAGTCCTTTGGATCCGGCATCGCAGCCAGTTTCACCGGACGGATGCAACGCATCACGTAGCGGCAGTCCCGGCCTGGATATACCCAGGATTGATCTCATGAGCGAGCTGAAGGACCTCCTGAACCTGAAAACACCACCAGTCGATCGATCCGTAAGTGAAATTTTCGAAAAGATTAAGATAAGATCGCGCTCGAACCGAGGCTGTGGCACACCTCGGAAAACGTGATGCATGGCGCATAATAGTGGTTTGATTCCTTTTGCATGGTTGTCGTGCTCAGTACCGTTAAGAGAATATCAATGAAACGTGTTTTGTTGAGTGAGTTCGTTGGAAGTATCGGTTTATGTTAAAATCAAGTGAATAATCATTTCTACGAATACTTACTTtctttaaaactgttttaatttgttgcggTCTTTACAAACCACCatcatttaacaaaaacttGAACACTTTTCTGTTGATGATCTATGAAGACATAAAATACTAGAAGTACCTTTTACTCAAATAATACTAGTTCAAATAAACGGTAGTTCATAGTTTAGATacgaaactattaaatattataacactaagtaaaattaaaagaattgtttGTCCGGGTCGAGAAATGCTCACTCATCAAAGAGATTATAAATAGTATGCAATTTTATGTGGTACGTTTTcaacagtaatttatttttagaattagtGCATATCCACATGAAACTGTTTTACTTGCATTCAAAATAACTTACTTGAATTCGTGTACTGAGACCGACTATGTGTCTTTCTgttgtaaatttgttatattgagTCTTTGTAAGTacttttgttaatgttttcgttttgtttgatACGTTTGTGCGATTCTTCTTTGTTTCGTTCGTAGCTGTATATAAAGGTATGTTAAACGgcttatttacttatttttgtatcCACGAATTGCTTAagtaattcacattttttataaatttattgtgtatgatttttatttacatatgttGTTTGGCACACTTCAgtttacttatataaatatataatatttattacattcctTTTTTCCTAAATAGGTAAGTTGAAGTATTAGAAGCTAAACGACAATATGTATAGATAATCCAAAAAGAATTACCTCCAGTTAttctttaaaagttttttatcataaacatttattcatcATGTTATATCGAAAATGTTATGTACTGTGCATGACTATTGAAGTTTgtgtctaattaaattaatgttcatAGTCATATCAAGgtgtattgatttttattcatttcctAATcacatttcattattttcccacttacactaattaattttttttctaagttTTGTAGACTTTCTGAACTAAATTAGCAACATGAAAATGAAACtacacatataaaataattaattctgttGATATAATTGACATTATTTCAGGAAGAAAAAAGGTACCAGTGCGTAATCAGGCCTGGCTGTGGcagatttgaaattaattaaaaagtatccaATGGaatcaattagttttaatgcTCATCAGTCTAttgttcaattattataaaatatgatgtgAAAATTACATGTTctacaaaaatcaaaattaaaccttATTAAAAAGACTTGCCAGTATATCttatacaaacaaaatttatctatGGTTTCCCCgaactttgatatttttaatcaataccctgtatattttttggatttttaaattctatatgtaattccaaataaatggaTATACCATGCCATATACTTAAagccaatagtttttgagttcatatctatatttgtttgggtttatcatttatttccaAAGAAACACGAACGGAATCAGACCTCTGAGGATGCTAGCCACTTGTGCTAGCGAAACGTCAAAGAATAATTTCCACAAATGTCGACCAATAAACtcgaacaaataaaaatagggAAACAATGGTCACGAAAGTCTTAACCTTTATAGTTTTTGTTGACAAATTGGCCAACTAAAATGTCTAGAAAGTCACTTTTActggaaagtttatttttggcatacacgtTAAACAAGGACCATTCTATGTTtcttatttacgtttaattttgtgcatcttaaaacatcagtaacttcaataataataaaataatgtttatactaAAGGTTTATAACAAAAACCCCTGTTTGGGGGcttatttatctaatatttagtttaaattaagttttcgtTAGTTGGGCCATATTACTGCCGATaccttatatattttcaaattgaattagaATATTCAGTTAatcaagtattttttattttcgtataTGTTAACATTATTCATTACTGTAAGTTGAAGTGCTGGagcatgaaaattataattaagatactcttattaaaaaattacgagtttttattataacttataaaatctaaagaaaatctacaaaacttactgtttcataattttcctctttttaaattgtattcttattaataaattcacagTATTCTTTgacctaaattttattaatagaggAAGAATGTGAAACATCAGCAACGTACGTTTCGTGAAGCTTTTTGGCGAAAACGGAGTGAACCAAACAAACCGAAAAGCTTCGGCGAACCTGCCTAAATGTTGTTTCAATCCCAAACCCGATGTGGTTACGGCTCACCCTTCGTGTGACCTGCACAACCGATAAAAAAAACCAGCTTGTTGTGTTTGGCTTGCAGCTGAAACCTGTGCGCAGTCTCGAGAACTTCAAAAGTTCCCCGCTCCCAATCAACGCGACCAGTCCCGAGCACTGGGTGTTCCCGGGCGCAAACACGCGCACGGGCGCACCCATGGCTTCTCCGCCCTCGTCCGCGCGTTTCTTCCTACCCTCGAACCACCACCACGGCGGCGCCCGTTCCCAGGACACCCAGAACCTGCTGCAGTCGCCGCCCGAAGATGTGTTCCTGTCTCCGCCCGCCGTACCGCCGAGGGGGTCGGTATCGTCGTCCGCTCCGAAAGATCTCTTTGGCACAGCACCGTTCGTAGTTGGTGGCGGGCACTCGGAAAACGGGGATCCGTTGTTCTATGTCGCTAACCAGCACACGGTTGATATTGTTAAGCTGTCGCCACCCACGCGTTCGCCGAGAAGAAAGGTAACGGCTCGCACGCTGTGCCTGTGCATGATCCATTtagttttgttgtttgttgcCTGGTGCATGTGGTACGCGGCGCTTGGTTGGTGATTTGTTTGGTGATCAGTGTTTctttttcacaaaattcacACACTTTACACATCTTGTTcaatccaatttaaaattatcaactacTTTAATGTAATCATACtggagaatattattaaaataattcaatatttatgatttatatatgtatttaccaTCTATATTTATCTATATGTATTTACTGtctataaaaaaggaaagataatgaatttgatatttgatgtAAAAgctaatacataatttaaaataataatacaacacGAACAaggtaaaaatatcaaaatgacTTCAATAGGAaagtaagtattaataatgtattacTAAGTACTAGATAAAAGCATGTAAAAGATAACTCctccaatttataatttatttgcttataataataaatttaatgataaatgcctgaaatatttttcgttACTTTTTGAAAGCTGTTAATGTGCatgttaatttgaattataaatatgttttgcttatacataattctacagaaatataatcattttattattctatatacACTAGTTTGCAGTGAAGAAGtggtaaaataatgtttttaccgAAGTATAATTTTCGATCGAGCCttagtttaaataacattttaaatcaagAAACGTTTACCGAAGAGAACTAACTAAAAATaggtaagaaaatatttttgtgtatctaaatattaaacattgtaaACTAGTGTTatggatataaattaaaattgtacatattgTTAAGATGATTATTTCTGTAGAGTAGCtggaatttagaaaaaagttctTGCATAATAAAAAGCAATTACCATTACAGGTGGAGGATACAACCGAAGACTTGATTCGTTTAGATTCTTCATCGGATATAGATATATTTGACCCGTTGAAATCGCCTACGAATTCCAACGAAGCACCAATGTCGATGTCTAACCCAGTGTACGCGTACCAGAACCAACTGAGGAACGGTACCGCGACGCCGAACAGGCCTAGCAGCGCAAGAGGCGAACCCAGTCGAAACGATCAGGACTTACTTCAAGAATACGGATTGCACTTCAACAGCTTTCAAAGTTGCGACTCGTTTAGCGGTAGCGTAAATAAAGTCAATTCGCAAAGTCAATGGACTAAATTTGAATGAGAGTGGTGACCGTAGATCGTCGGTAGTGTGAATTCAGAGATTTGCAACCTAGTCGAGTTGTGGGGATTTTTTACtgagttttattgtttatattttattgtgttttccCCTTCAATCACTTATCTCTATTTTCTGagattatatattcaaataattgcgtaattttttaagcatgtgcaaaattatttaaaaagttttattatacactgattttaatagtttaattattgttttgattgtcctttatataatttaattgaaatagatattttaaagttgttgCAGATAAGCACAAAACTCTGTTACTTTAGGTGACATTATCAGTacctaaattaaatcaaaataaggctctttatttaattggaattatCATATAGTAATTAGCTGTGATATCTATAAAAAAcacgatttttaaatttacattgtgtaattttttaataaatttattttgttaatttgcacaattataattaataaatgatattaattatagaggattttttattcaaaccaacttatttttccatttgttgttgaaagaaagtaaaataaatacattttatttgcatattataagtatattgataaggaataaaaataataaatacataatactGGGATTGTTTGGTTGAATAACAAAGCTAGTTGAATGCCGTTTTAAATcctaacaattaaattaaaatataaataaatagacaaCAATCACCATATAGtataaattagaagaaatgcTTTTGgtttccaaataaatttcctAAATTATCACTATGTGCATTATTCCATTAGTTTAAGAGAATCCAGTGCCGCCTGTAATCTGTCCAACTCGACAGTAGTTTGATTTAGTTTATCGTTGTTTGCTTGTTGCACTTCTTGTGGTACTTTTGTCAAATAGTCAGGTGCACTTATTGCTTGATTCAATTTTGTCTTAGTGTTCTGAAGGAATTCAAGCTTCTTCTGAATCTTCGCTATTTCTTTTGAAGGCTCAATCAGACCTTTGAGCAGCAAATTCACGGAACATTTATCGGAGACAGTAATAATTGTGCAACCTTGTGGTGCACTCTCATTTACTGGTGTTTTGGAACAATACGCCAGAGTTTGAAGAGCATTCCcgtatttctttaatatttccaCAGTACTGGAATCGCTGGATTGAAGATATGCTAAAAACAtcaagaacaaaatttaatacatataaataatacgatgtgtcataaaatttaccttcagtttttgttttgtttggcaAGTTGTAGTCACTCCTGGCAGAACGAATTGCCTTAGCAACCTTTTGAATGAATTCAACTTCATCTTCTACAGTCTGATTCTTCCAGAAGCACTCTTCAGAATCAGGGTAAGATGCAACACAAATACTGGGCACCTTTTCTGCAACTTCCTTTGGTCTAGGCAAACGTTGGTACAATTCTTCAGTAATAAAAGGCATAAACGGCGAAAGTATCCTTAGTCCCACCTCCAGGGCTCTGTACAGGGTGATTTGTGCTGTTTTCTTAGCAGCTTCGTCACTACCAGCAAATACtggttttaaatattcctaaaaatacaaaaagaatTTATCTCATGTTAAAAGTCGCAAAAAGTAAGTACTTACTAAGTAAACGTCACACAGTTCATACAGCCAGACATTGTAAATGGCTGTGGTGACCAAAGTGAAGTCATAGGTGCTGAACCCTTTGTTGGCATCTGCCACAGTTGAAGCCAATCTGCTTAACATCCACAGGTCCATTAGAGACTCGTTACCGATAAACTGATTACCGGCTGGAGCTACGAAATCGCTGGCGAAATATGTAAGTGCAAAACGCGTGGCATTCCAAATCTTATTACAGAAGAACCTGTAACCTTGCACTCTCAGGATATCTAAATTGATGTCCCTACCGGAACACATGGCGCACAAAGCGAATCTCAATGCGTCCGTGCCACACTCAGGTATTCCTTCAGGATAATCCTGTTTTTGGCCAGCTTTTGCCTTGTCGATTTCCTTCGGATCGAGATTGCTGTCAAGGAGCTGCAAGTGGAGGTTCTCTAAACTAATACCAGTGATCACGTCCATCGGGTCGATTACGTTGCCTAGCGATTTGCTCATTTTTCTACCGTGGGCGTCACGAATAATAGGGTGCAAATATACTTCCCTAAAAAAATGGAAcatgacaaattattaatcagatttgattattttgagaCTCACTTGAATGGCAATTTTCCAAGAAGTTTTTGTCCAAAGAATACCATTCTTGCGACCCAGAAGAACAGGATATCGTGTCCGGTTTCCAATAAAGAAGTTGGATAGAAAGCTTGCAGATCATCAGTGTTATCTGGCCACCCAAAGATGGAAAATGGGAACAGGGCTGAAGAGAACCATGTATCCAGAACATCCTCATcctgttttaatataacatcATCGGCGGTGGTGTTGTACTTTTTAGCCGCCTTTTCTACAGCTTCCTCGTAGGTTCTTCCCGAAATCCAATGGTCATTGTCTTCGACCTATAATTACATTACAGAATTATTACAATTCTAGTTATATATACATTGTACATACTCCAGGAGTTCCTAAGGTTCTGCTTTTCAGTGAGACGTAGTAAGCGGGAATGCGATGTCCCCACCACAACTGCCTAGAAATGCACCAGTCGCGGATGCCGTCCATCCAATGATGCCACGTTTTGACGTGCATCTCAGGAATAATCTTTAAGTCACCGTTATTGACGGCTTGAACGGCATTACTAGCCATTTCGTCGCAACGCACGTACCATTGAGGCTTCAACATTGGTTCTACCACGTCTTTGCTGCGACTGCAAATTGGTACAACCATGGGATTGTTTTTGGTTTCCACATATAGACCCTTTTCTTTCAACGCTGCAACGATTTCCTTCCTTGCTTGGAACCGTTTCATTCcctgcaattttaaaaatattacacgcGTTCTTATTGctaagtttattataattttaccgtGAACTTTCCATAATCCCCCACTATATAACCTTGATCATCGAAAATTGTGATAAACGGCAAATTATGTCGCTTTCCGACCTCATAATCGTTAGGGTCGTGCGCGGGGGTTATCTTGACGGCCCCCGTTCCGAATCCAAGTTCCACAAAGTCGTCCACTACAATCGGAATCTTTCTGTCGCAGAACGGATGCACTACGAACTTTCCGTGAAGATGTTTGTACCTCTCGTCGTTTGGATGCACGGCCACAGCGGTATCACCGAGCATTGTTTCCACACGGGTTGTTGCAACGATCAGTTTCTCGTCGGAGTCGGCCACTTGGTAAGCGAAGTGGACCAACACTCCAAACTCCACTTTCTCATCGTAACCGGGGACGCTCAAAAATGTACGGCCAGGCAGCTCAACTTTATCcacctaaattaatttttcatcatatttaataaaattggaggcaagttaaataaataatctagaAACACTTAACTAAAGCAATTTTGTAACTTTCATTATTAATCACTTGTATAAGTTGCTGATAAGAACAAGAAACTTGATGAAtcatgattattttataaattatgacttGCCTCAATGTCAGATATTGCAGATTTCAAAGTGCAAGACCAGTTGACCAATCGGTTGGACCTATAAATGGTACCATCCTCATGCAACCTAACAAAGGCTTCTGTCACAGCTTTACACAATTTGGGATCCATTGTAAATGCAGCACGGTCCCAATCATAGGATGAGCCCAATTTCTTCAGTTGATGATATATTCTTATACCTTTCCtatttcaaaatcaatttagaaatatttatattctaattgGATA includes these proteins:
- the LOC109594249 gene encoding DENN domain-containing protein 1C-like isoform X3: MHSPRSDDLQEFLSSVYNARIAAPGNDFVVPFNRGENVYSVEVPRPFQLPSIPENRNLTEYYNAVDINNMIMVFASMLFERRIIFTSKKLKRLSACVQSANDIIYPMNWQHIFIPVLPMALQEYLLAPMPFLIGVPAEVLKNVRRSEIGDVVILDADSNTVESPFDDINNFPQEVITSLKKQLRNKSSLLGDGVSRAFLRALVQLIGGYRDALKFQPGEKVSFDQEKFIETRPASLQPFLRKMLHLQIFQQFIDERVAMLNNGLGFSDEFEMEACIYSEKSSSKLKQQYKDWASSMKHEGSALIKNIKGKANPAMRSAVKTFRRTSFHSNKVEVGNEVKVGGKGVKDVYKEIKSRLKENQPQQPKSAPNSPTGKRRTIAGFTVPAATYRKDPSFKTAGIERPYSPLDPASQPVSPDGCNASRSGSPGLDIPRIDLMSELKDLLNLKTPPVDRSLKPVRSLENFKSSPLPINATSPEHWVFPGANTRTGAPMASPPSSARFFLPSNHHHGGARSQDTQNLLQSPPEDVFLSPPAVPPRGSVSSSAPKDLFGTAPFVVGGGHSENGDPLFYVANQHTVDIVKLSPPTRSPRRKVEDTTEDLIRLDSSSDIDIFDPLKSPTNSNEAPMSMSNPVYAYQNQLRNGTATPNRPSSARGEPSRNDQDLLQEYGLHFNSFQSCDSFSGSVNKVNSQSQWTKFE
- the LOC109594252 gene encoding valine--tRNA ligase; this translates as MADETKIVTENGEAGPPKTAKQLEKEAKKQAKLDKLKQKLEKQQNSAPKKDVEKKEKKKEVKEAAVYTIDTKEGDKKNTACNLPDAYSPKYVEAAWYSWWEKQGFFKPEYGRKSILEPNPKGKFVIIIPPPNVTGSLHLGHALTNSIQDSISRWHRMRGETTLWNPGCDHAGIATQVVVEKKLWREEKKTRHDIGREEFIKRVWKWKDEKGIRIYHQLKKLGSSYDWDRAAFTMDPKLCKAVTEAFVRLHEDGTIYRSNRLVNWSCTLKSAISDIEVDKVELPGRTFLSVPGYDEKVEFGVLVHFAYQVADSDEKLIVATTRVETMLGDTAVAVHPNDERYKHLHGKFVVHPFCDRKIPIVVDDFVELGFGTGAVKITPAHDPNDYEVGKRHNLPFITIFDDQGYIVGDYGKFTGMKRFQARKEIVAALKEKGLYVETKNNPMVVPICSRSKDVVEPMLKPQWYVRCDEMASNAVQAVNNGDLKIIPEMHVKTWHHWMDGIRDWCISRQLWWGHRIPAYYVSLKSRTLGTPGVEDNDHWISGRTYEEAVEKAAKKYNTTADDVILKQDEDVLDTWFSSALFPFSIFGWPDNTDDLQAFYPTSLLETGHDILFFWVARMVFFGQKLLGKLPFKEVYLHPIIRDAHGRKMSKSLGNVIDPMDVITGISLENLHLQLLDSNLDPKEIDKAKAGQKQDYPEGIPECGTDALRFALCAMCSGRDINLDILRVQGYRFFCNKIWNATRFALTYFASDFVAPAGNQFIGNESLMDLWMLSRLASTVADANKGFSTYDFTLVTTAIYNVWLYELCDVYLEYLKPVFAGSDEAAKKTAQITLYRALEVGLRILSPFMPFITEELYQRLPRPKEVAEKVPSICVASYPDSEECFWKNQTVEDEVEFIQKVAKAIRSARSDYNLPNKTKTEAYLQSSDSSTVEILKKYGNALQTLAYCSKTPVNESAPQGCTIITVSDKCSVNLLLKGLIEPSKEIAKIQKKLEFLQNTKTKLNQAISAPDYLTKVPQEVQQANNDKLNQTTVELDRLQAALDSLKLME